Proteins found in one Marinitoga litoralis genomic segment:
- the dxr gene encoding 1-deoxy-D-xylulose-5-phosphate reductoisomerase yields MRIAITGVTGSIGTQTLEVLEFLKTKNFDFELVGISAGSNVKKMIEIIKKWNPEYAAIENAELEEFNGTKILTGKDSTLEMLEKSKPDFVLVATGGAIGIKHTLKAIEVSKRIGLANKESIVCGGNMLLEYAKQNNTEIIPVDSEHSALFQLKLGDFKPSKIIITASGGALRDWPVEKLNEVTVNDVLNHPVWSMGKRITVDSATMVNKGLEVIEAYHLFNLEKENIDVLINRNSHIHAIVGYPDGVMKFHYGVPSMTIPIAYSITYPQRIYEYNYPDLTLEPIKFEKVDYNRYPALKLAFDILGNQKLQIVYNAADEIAVQLFLERKIKYTEIYKLIYQAIDKFINENAKIGDFNDLISIDKEVKNFVKGRVL; encoded by the coding sequence ATGAGAATAGCAATCACAGGAGTTACAGGATCAATTGGTACCCAAACTTTAGAGGTTTTAGAATTTTTAAAAACAAAAAATTTTGATTTTGAATTGGTAGGTATAAGTGCTGGAAGCAATGTAAAAAAAATGATTGAAATAATTAAAAAATGGAATCCAGAATATGCAGCTATTGAAAATGCTGAACTTGAAGAATTTAATGGGACAAAGATATTAACTGGAAAGGATTCAACATTGGAAATGTTAGAAAAATCCAAACCAGACTTTGTTTTAGTAGCTACAGGAGGAGCAATTGGTATTAAACATACATTAAAAGCTATTGAAGTTTCAAAAAGAATCGGATTAGCCAATAAAGAATCAATAGTTTGTGGTGGAAATATGCTACTTGAATATGCCAAACAAAATAATACTGAAATTATTCCTGTTGATAGTGAACATAGTGCTTTATTCCAATTAAAATTAGGAGATTTTAAACCTTCAAAAATAATTATAACCGCTTCAGGAGGTGCTTTAAGAGATTGGCCAGTAGAAAAACTCAATGAAGTTACTGTAAATGATGTATTGAATCATCCTGTTTGGTCAATGGGAAAAAGAATTACAGTAGATTCTGCCACTATGGTAAACAAAGGGTTAGAAGTTATAGAAGCGTATCATTTATTTAATTTAGAAAAGGAAAATATTGATGTTTTAATTAATAGAAATAGTCATATACACGCAATAGTGGGTTACCCAGATGGCGTTATGAAATTTCATTATGGTGTTCCGAGTATGACGATACCAATTGCATATTCAATAACTTATCCTCAAAGGATATATGAATATAATTATCCAGACTTAACTTTAGAACCAATAAAATTTGAAAAAGTTGATTATAATAGATATCCAGCTTTAAAATTAGCTTTTGATATTTTAGGAAATCAAAAATTACAAATTGTTTATAATGCAGCTGATGAAATTGCAGTTCAATTATTTTTAGAAAGAAAAATCAAATATACAGAAATTTATAAATTAATATATCAAGCAATTGATAAATTTATTAATGAAAATGCAAAAATTGGTGATTTTAATGATCTAATATCAATAGATAAGGAAGTAAAAAATTTTGTGAAAGGAAGGGTATTATGA